Proteins from a single region of Styela clava chromosome 1, kaStyClav1.hap1.2, whole genome shotgun sequence:
- the LOC120348441 gene encoding uncharacterized protein LOC120348441 has product MYLRANRKKTMVILMVCLIKATLMDNILGCAEAHRRGETSVTLNSFIERHDCRVMMNSFNCSSFAPFQTIVYWCKNLSPPMFSTVQCAKVCMDPITKKILIGPGIEVYKPIAIEMMRRFDSALSPRPLSVPIAVTCICAKDMADSVIGYSKKRLRKDKIIINCLNEE; this is encoded by the exons ATGTACTTGAGAGCGAATCGAAAGAAGACTATGGTCATACTTATG GTCTGCCTTATAAAAGCAACATTGATGGATAATATACTTGGTTGCGCAGAGGCCCATCGACGTGGAGAAACTTCTGTAACTTT aAACTCCTTCATTGAAAGACACGATTGCCGAGTTATGATGAATTCTTTCAATTGTTCAAGTTTTGCTCCGTTCCAGACTATTGTTTATTGGTGCAAAAATCTTTCACCACCGATGTTTTCCACTGTTCAATGTGCGAAAGTTTGCATGGATCCCAtcacgaaaaaaatattgattggaCCGGGAATCGAAGTCTACAAGCCTATAGCGATAGAAATGATGAGACGTTTCGACTCTGCACTCTCTCCTCGTCCGCTTTCTGTACCAATAGCCGTAACTTGCATTTGCGCAAAAGATATGGCGGACTCTGTGATCGGATACTCAAAAAAACGCTTGAGAAAggataaaattataataaactGCTTAAATGAagaatag